In Nevskiales bacterium, a genomic segment contains:
- the queF gene encoding preQ(1) synthase encodes MPSQPSKQLETFRNPRPGRDYTIRMRIPEFTCLCPKTGQPDFATLYLEYVPDRTCVELKSLKLYVWSFRDEGHFHEDVTNRMLDDLVRATQPRFMRLTAVFNVRGGIYTHVSAEHRTKGWKGTLPPAAWHVDPTAGGTTP; translated from the coding sequence ATGCCGAGCCAGCCGAGCAAGCAACTGGAAACCTTTCGCAACCCGAGACCGGGGCGCGACTATACCATCCGCATGCGCATCCCCGAGTTCACCTGCCTGTGCCCCAAGACCGGCCAGCCGGACTTCGCCACGCTCTACCTCGAGTACGTGCCGGACAGGACCTGTGTGGAACTGAAATCGCTCAAGCTCTATGTCTGGTCGTTCCGCGACGAAGGCCATTTCCACGAGGACGTGACCAACCGGATGCTCGACGATCTGGTCAGGGCCACGCAGCCGCGCTTCATGCGGCTGACGGCCGTGTTCAACGTGCGCGGCGGCATCTACACCCATGTCAGCGCCGAACACCGGACGAAGGGCTGGAAGGGCACGCTGCCGCCTGCGGCCTGGCACGTGGACCCGACGGCCGGGGGTACCACGCCCTGA